The DNA segment TTCTTATTTGTTTTCATTGAGGCGTCGAAAACAGTACGCAACTTAGTGGTCTTACTGTCAGGCTTGAGTACCGCATGATGCGGCAGAAAGTACACTGCGTCCTTACTAAGCTGGTAGCTCTCAATGTCTACGAAGCGCCCGTGATTTAAGTTTATGTAATCGTGTATAAACTTCTGATACTCTATGAAAAGGTTGGGATCTTTGTGCAATTTCTTTTCGAGGtttaaaaacctttttaacGCGAAATGAAATGAATCTCCGAGAGCATCGTTTACATCTTCTAATGGCAGTTTCAAGGGCAAAGCAACCTCAAAACAATCATCCTTCAACTGAACAGTCTTTTGAAATACATACTCGCAGAGCTCTTGCTCTGAAGActtttcattataaatttcTGGAACGGACTCACTCTTCCAAAAATTCgttaaattttcattaatatCTGACTCACATGTGCATTTAAAAACTGCTACCTTATTGCAGACTTGTGTAGGCAGGCTTCCCCCGATTACATAGCCGAACTGCGTGTTGATGAGCTGTGGATGCCGGGCACCTGGCGCCGAGGGCTGCGCTCCGCTAGGCGGCGCTGCAGACTCGTAGATCGTCGACTCCGGTGGCAGCATAGCCTGGAAAAAACAGTCCGCTCCCATGAGTAAATCGATTTGACTGGGGATGTTAAAGTCTTTATCTGCCAGCCTCACATATGGTGGTATCACAAAGTCTGAGATATCAAATTTTCTCTGTGGCAGCTCACATGTGATCCTTTCGACTACATGACAAGTAGTCGATAATTTAAATGGATTGACTAACGAGTGTATATCGACTGGCACACAGCGCTTCACGCTGGCCTGAGTGTTGACAATCCCtactatattaatattactcTGCAGGGGCTTTAAATCTAGCAGCTGAACGGCTCTTTCAGAAATGAAAGAGAGCTGCGAGCCACTGTCTAGTAGGGCTTTGAAAGACATCTCTGTGCCATCTCGAGCGAGAAGCTTTACTTGTGCTGTGGGCAAAAGTACACTATTAGTggtcatttttttatttgccgCCAATGAGGCAGGTGACGCAGCGGCCTGCGGTCCCTCCACTTTATCATTATCGCAGTGTAGCAGAGTGTGATGTTTCTGTTTGCACTCTGCACACCTAAAGTGGAACCTGCATTTTCCTGAATGCGTACCTAAACATACATTGCATATTCCCTTTTCCTCTGCAAACTGTACCCTTTTAGTGGCAGGCATTAACTGGAAGCTCTTACATAGATATAACTTATGGTTTGACTTACATAATAAGCATGATGCCTCCTGCGCTGCAGTGTACGCTACCGGTTTGCCTGTGGATGCTGGACGCTGCTCCTTGTGCTGCTGATGACTGGTGTACTGTGGCGGTTGCGACTGGCCACAGGCCGGCCCCACATTCTCCAATGCCAGTGCTTGCTTGTCAATAAACTTGAGCAGGTCCTCCACGGTAGGGTCCATGGTTGTGTCTCTCTCCATTTGGTAGGCTCTCGATGTTAGGAGATCTAATTTGCGGCAAAGTATACACAAAATTATAGCATCCCAATATTTCACGTTAGGATCTAAATTTGTTAGAGCTGCAATCTCTTGCCTAACATTGGAACTAAACTGCCTGAGACCTGTCTCTGTCGACTTTGTTAGAGGCCTCAGATCCAACAATGTGCTAATGTGCTCATTAATTATCCTAAATCTATTGTTATATCTATCATCTAACAATTCTAGtgcttttttataattttcgtgcGTCAAAGGTAAGTTTTTGATTAGTTGCAGGGGCTCATCCCTGAGATATGCACGcaaataatacaatttttGTACATAGTCTATTGACTCATTGTCATTTATCACTGAGTTGAACAAGTTGATGAATGGTATATACTCAGTAAACTTACCactaaatataggtacattgatAGGTGGTAGTTTTAATTTGGAAATTGGAGCAGATGGAGCTGA comes from the Plutella xylostella chromosome 9, ilPluXylo3.1, whole genome shotgun sequence genome and includes:
- the LOC105386661 gene encoding uncharacterized protein LOC105386661, which codes for MEKLQELVSRRRYTKDLLTSRAYQMERDTTMDPTVEDLLKFIDKQALALENVGPACGQSQPPQYTSHQQHKEQRPASTGKPVAYTAAQEASCLLCYAATGVDDLRVCSAA